Proteins from a single region of Gammaproteobacteria bacterium:
- the iscR gene encoding Fe-S cluster assembly transcriptional regulator IscR: MKLTTKGRYAVTAMLDLALHAQESPVPLADISQRQGISLSYLEQLFSKLRKKGLVDSARGPGGGYRLSRAASNIAIAEVITAINENVDARRCGGMANCQNDETCLTHDLWTDLSNQIFDFLSNISLGELVERRGVQEVSARQDNMQKGKPYIPVIAAESLNQ, from the coding sequence ATGAAACTCACGACTAAGGGCCGCTATGCGGTGACCGCCATGCTGGATCTCGCCTTGCACGCGCAGGAAAGCCCGGTTCCACTGGCAGACATCTCGCAGCGCCAGGGGATATCGCTCTCGTATCTGGAACAGCTCTTCTCGAAGTTGCGCAAGAAGGGCCTGGTGGACAGCGCCCGCGGACCCGGGGGCGGGTATCGCCTGAGCCGCGCGGCCAGCAACATTGCCATCGCCGAGGTCATCACCGCCATCAATGAAAACGTCGACGCGCGCCGCTGCGGCGGGATGGCGAACTGCCAGAACGACGAAACCTGCCTGACGCACGATCTGTGGACGGACCTCAGCAACCAGATCTTCGATTTCCTGAGCAACATCAGCCTCGGGGAACTGGTCGAGCGCCGCGGCGTGCAGGAAGTCAGCGCGCGCCAGGACAACATGCAGAAGGGCAAGCCATACATCCCCGTGATCGCGGCTGAAAGCCTCAACCAGTAA
- a CDS encoding cysteine desulfurase, with the protein MSVYLDHNATTPVDPAVWQAMQPYLQDAFGNPSSQHAPGRRARAAVERAREQVAGLVNARGARVVFTSGGTEANSLALLGAAPGTDGAVVLSAIEHSSVLGPARVLAARGCRVDFVTPDAQGRIPPAALDEAIAPDTRLVSVMAANNETGVIQDIAALAGRARARGALMHTDAVQAAGKIGLDFAASGVHLMSLSAHKICGPKGVGALVVHKGVDLEPLIQGGGQEMGLRAGTENVAGIVGFGAAAELAQRTLEARAAQAAALQERLEARLRAIAGTEIFGVEAARLANTVFFAVAGIDGATLLLKLDQAGFAAASGSACASAQPDPSHVLLAMGVDRERAYGAIRISFGAGNTPGQVDAFADTLGREIEVLRGMALRETA; encoded by the coding sequence ATGAGCGTCTACCTGGACCATAACGCCACCACCCCCGTCGATCCCGCGGTGTGGCAGGCGATGCAGCCGTATCTGCAGGACGCGTTCGGCAACCCGTCGAGTCAGCATGCCCCCGGCCGCCGCGCGCGCGCGGCGGTGGAGCGGGCCCGTGAGCAGGTCGCCGGCCTGGTCAACGCCCGCGGCGCCCGCGTCGTGTTCACCAGCGGCGGGACCGAGGCAAACAGTCTGGCCCTGCTCGGTGCGGCCCCGGGCACTGACGGGGCCGTCGTGCTCAGTGCGATAGAACACTCTTCCGTGCTGGGGCCGGCCCGCGTGCTGGCGGCGCGCGGGTGCAGGGTCGATTTCGTGACACCCGACGCGCAGGGCAGGATCCCCCCGGCGGCGCTGGACGAGGCTATCGCGCCGGATACGCGCCTGGTGTCGGTCATGGCGGCCAACAACGAGACCGGCGTGATCCAGGACATCGCCGCGCTGGCCGGCCGCGCGCGGGCGCGGGGCGCCCTCATGCACACCGATGCGGTCCAGGCGGCGGGGAAGATCGGGCTCGATTTCGCCGCCAGCGGCGTCCACCTGATGAGCCTGTCGGCGCACAAGATCTGCGGGCCCAAGGGTGTCGGCGCGCTGGTGGTGCACAAGGGTGTGGACCTGGAGCCGCTGATCCAGGGCGGCGGCCAGGAGATGGGCCTGCGCGCCGGGACGGAAAACGTGGCCGGCATCGTCGGCTTCGGCGCGGCCGCGGAACTGGCACAGCGGACGCTGGAGGCGCGCGCCGCCCAGGCCGCCGCACTGCAGGAGCGGCTGGAGGCGCGCCTGCGCGCCATCGCCGGCACCGAGATCTTCGGGGTCGAAGCCGCGCGGCTGGCCAACACGGTGTTCTTCGCCGTGGCGGGCATCGACGGCGCGACCCTGCTGCTCAAGCTGGACCAGGCCGGATTCGCCGCGGCTAGCGGATCGGCCTGCGCGAGCGCGCAGCCGGATCCGAGCCACGTGCTGCTGGCGATGGGCGTCGACCGCGAACGCGCCTACGGGGCGATCCGGATCAGCTTCGGGGCGGGCAATACACCCGGACAGGTTGACGCCTTCGCCGATACCCTGGGCCGCGAGATCGAGGTACTGCGGGGCATGGCCCTGCGCGAGACGGCATGA
- the iscA gene encoding iron-sulfur cluster assembly protein IscA, which produces MSISLTKAAADHLKDFLAKRGRGGGLRLGVKTTGCSGLSYVVEIFDEVAPGDVVFEHHDIKVAVDGKNLAFLDGTEIDYRQEGLNEGFRFKNPNEKATCGCGESFSV; this is translated from the coding sequence ATGAGCATCAGTTTGACCAAGGCGGCAGCGGACCATCTGAAGGATTTCCTGGCCAAGCGCGGGCGCGGCGGTGGGCTACGCCTCGGCGTCAAGACCACGGGTTGTTCGGGCTTGTCCTACGTCGTTGAAATCTTCGATGAGGTCGCGCCCGGCGATGTGGTGTTCGAGCATCACGACATAAAGGTCGCCGTCGATGGCAAGAACCTGGCGTTTCTGGACGGCACCGAGATCGATTACCGGCAGGAAGGACTCAACGAGGGATTCCGCTTCAAGAATCCGAACGAGAAGGCCACCTGCGGCTGCGGCGAGAGCTTCAGCGTCTGA
- the ndk gene encoding nucleoside-diphosphate kinase produces MAIERTLSIIKPDAVAKNLIGKIYTRFEEGGLRVVAAKMVHLDKTRAGGFYAVHKSRPFYNDLVSFMTSGPVMVQVLEGENAVAKHRAIMGATNPKDAAPGTIRADFAASVEENAVHGSDAADTAKTEIAFFFEPNELCPRTR; encoded by the coding sequence ATGGCGATTGAGCGAACCTTGTCCATCATCAAACCCGATGCAGTGGCAAAAAACCTGATCGGGAAGATCTACACCCGCTTCGAAGAAGGCGGCCTGCGCGTCGTGGCGGCGAAAATGGTCCACCTCGACAAGACCCGGGCGGGCGGGTTCTACGCCGTGCACAAGAGTCGGCCGTTCTACAACGACCTGGTTTCCTTCATGACCTCGGGCCCGGTCATGGTGCAGGTGCTGGAAGGAGAGAACGCGGTCGCGAAGCATCGCGCCATCATGGGCGCCACCAATCCCAAGGACGCCGCCCCCGGCACCATCCGCGCCGACTTTGCCGCCAGTGTCGAAGAGAACGCGGTGCATGGCTCCGATGCCGCGGATACGGCCAAGACGGAGATAGCCTTTTTCTTTGAACCCAATGAACTCTGCCCCCGCACCCGCTGA
- the rlmN gene encoding 23S rRNA (adenine(2503)-C(2))-methyltransferase RlmN: MNSAPAPAEDSARTDKINLLNFDRHALEAFFVANGEKAFRASQVLQWIYQRGCDDFTQMSNLAKSLRGWLGERGEIRLPAIAREQRSHDGTVKWLLRLDDGNGIETVFIPEDDRGTLCISSQVGCSLNCTFCSTARQGYNRNLTTGEIIAQIWIAQRALRGYGYGERPITNVVFMGMGEPLLNFDNVAGAIHLMLDDFAFGLSKRRVTLSTAGVVPEIDHLREVCDVSLAVSLHAPNDALRDQLVPINRKYPLRELIAACKRYVDRQPRRRITIEYVMLAGVNDGEAHARELVRLLKGVPSKLNLIPFNPFPDAGYATSDAEAIDRFRNIAMAADIMTVTRRTRGDDIDAACGQLAGSVLDRTRRSQRFQIAAEGRTQ, translated from the coding sequence ATGAACTCTGCCCCCGCACCCGCTGAAGACTCCGCGCGCACCGACAAGATCAACCTGCTCAATTTCGACAGGCACGCCTTGGAGGCCTTCTTCGTCGCGAACGGCGAGAAGGCCTTTCGCGCTTCTCAGGTCCTGCAATGGATCTACCAGCGCGGCTGCGACGACTTCACCCAGATGAGCAACCTGGCCAAGTCCCTGCGCGGCTGGCTGGGCGAGCGCGGCGAGATCCGCCTGCCCGCGATCGCGCGCGAGCAGCGTTCGCACGACGGCACCGTCAAGTGGCTGCTGCGGCTCGACGACGGCAACGGCATCGAGACCGTGTTCATCCCGGAGGACGACCGCGGCACGCTGTGCATCTCGTCCCAGGTCGGTTGCTCGCTGAACTGCACCTTCTGTTCCACCGCGCGCCAGGGTTACAACCGCAACCTCACCACGGGCGAGATCATCGCCCAGATCTGGATCGCGCAGCGTGCGCTGCGCGGCTACGGCTACGGCGAGCGCCCGATCACCAACGTCGTCTTCATGGGCATGGGCGAACCCCTGCTCAATTTCGACAACGTGGCCGGGGCCATCCACCTGATGCTCGACGACTTCGCCTTCGGGCTGTCCAAGCGGCGCGTCACGCTCAGCACGGCCGGGGTGGTGCCGGAGATCGACCACCTGCGCGAGGTGTGCGACGTCAGCCTGGCGGTATCGCTGCATGCCCCCAATGACGCGCTGCGCGACCAACTGGTGCCGATCAACCGGAAATACCCGCTGCGCGAGCTGATCGCCGCCTGCAAGCGCTATGTCGACCGCCAGCCGCGCCGCCGCATCACCATCGAATACGTGATGCTCGCCGGGGTGAACGACGGGGAGGCGCACGCGCGCGAACTGGTGCGCCTGCTGAAAGGTGTGCCCTCGAAGCTGAACCTGATCCCGTTCAACCCGTTCCCGGACGCGGGCTACGCCACCTCGGATGCCGAGGCCATCGACCGTTTCCGCAACATCGCCATGGCAGCCGACATCATGACCGTGACGCGCAGGACGCGCGGCGACGACATCGATGCGGCCTGCGGCCAGCTCGCCGGCAGCGTGCTCGACCGCACGCGCCGCAGTCAGCGTTTCCAGATCGCCGCGGAAGGGCGGACGCAGTGA
- the pilW gene encoding type IV pilus biogenesis/stability protein PilW encodes MRRSTRSLAAVALLLVLAACSSGPKKYEQHRDSSADINAKLGLSYMQQGDYDVAMEKLKKALEQDPDSVAAHHYSAELYKALNNHELAEYHYKKALRLEPDDPAIQNNFGVYLCGRKRYDEAEKHFMLATGIPTYQRPEEAHENAGLCALRIPDPKRAESHFRRALEINPLLPNSLYQMALLNFNAQQYLPARAFLQRYSAFASPTPQTLWLAFRVERALDNVSEAEHYALELRSRFPQSEEAGELRRMK; translated from the coding sequence GTGAGGCGGTCCACCCGCAGCCTGGCCGCGGTGGCGCTGTTGCTGGTGCTGGCGGCCTGTTCCTCGGGGCCCAAGAAATATGAGCAGCACCGCGATTCCTCCGCCGACATCAACGCGAAGCTGGGCCTGAGCTACATGCAGCAGGGCGACTACGACGTGGCGATGGAGAAACTGAAGAAGGCCCTCGAGCAGGATCCGGATTCCGTTGCGGCGCACCACTACAGCGCGGAGCTCTACAAGGCGCTCAACAACCACGAGCTCGCCGAATACCATTACAAAAAGGCGCTCAGGCTGGAGCCGGACGACCCCGCGATCCAGAACAACTTCGGCGTCTACCTGTGCGGCCGCAAGCGCTATGACGAGGCGGAGAAACACTTCATGCTCGCCACCGGGATCCCAACCTACCAGCGTCCCGAAGAGGCGCATGAAAATGCCGGCCTGTGCGCCCTGCGCATCCCCGATCCGAAGCGCGCCGAGTCGCATTTTCGCCGGGCGCTGGAGATCAATCCCTTGCTCCCGAACTCGCTCTACCAGATGGCCCTGCTGAATTTCAACGCGCAGCAGTACCTGCCGGCGCGCGCGTTCCTGCAGCGCTACTCCGCCTTCGCGTCGCCCACGCCGCAGACGCTGTGGCTGGCCTTCCGCGTCGAACGCGCGCTCGACAACGTGAGCGAGGCGGAGCACTACGCGCTGGAACTGCGCTCCAGGTTTCCGCAGTCGGAGGAAGCAGGCGAGCTGCGACGGATGAAGTGA
- a CDS encoding helix-turn-helix domain-containing protein yields MSEASMPQTDPQQAQTPPEPVQLPGRRLREAREGQGLTQEEAAERLHLHPSQVAALENDDYAHFSAPIFIRGYLNNYARLLGLDPEEVVRALERQGLEQPPILSELTAAMPSVRRRGMPARIRAVLLAGGTIAFLLLLWVVLQPADTGSGNGGEQSPPAPAAVAPEAPPAAEATAAATPESAAVPAQTPASAAQEPQDDEIREEPPPNPDEPMDELVLRFSGESWVEAADVTGRRMAYRMANFPDVLRLRGLAPFDILLGNARNVTIEYNGEPYENVPIGRTNVASFRLGEHND; encoded by the coding sequence ATGAGTGAAGCCTCGATGCCGCAGACGGACCCGCAGCAGGCGCAGACCCCGCCGGAGCCCGTGCAGTTGCCCGGACGCCGCCTGCGCGAGGCGCGCGAAGGGCAGGGCCTGACGCAGGAAGAGGCCGCCGAGCGCCTGCATCTGCACCCGTCCCAGGTGGCGGCGCTGGAAAACGACGACTACGCGCATTTTTCCGCCCCCATCTTCATTCGCGGCTATCTGAACAATTACGCGCGGCTGCTCGGCCTGGACCCGGAAGAGGTGGTCAGGGCGCTGGAGCGGCAGGGACTGGAACAGCCGCCCATCCTGTCCGAACTGACCGCCGCCATGCCGTCGGTGCGACGCCGCGGCATGCCGGCGCGCATCCGCGCGGTACTGCTCGCGGGCGGCACGATCGCGTTCCTGCTCCTCCTGTGGGTGGTGCTGCAGCCGGCGGACACCGGCAGCGGGAACGGCGGGGAGCAATCACCGCCGGCGCCTGCCGCGGTCGCGCCCGAGGCGCCGCCCGCGGCGGAGGCAACCGCCGCCGCCACGCCCGAGTCCGCGGCTGTGCCGGCGCAGACGCCCGCTTCCGCCGCGCAGGAGCCGCAGGACGATGAAATCCGGGAGGAGCCGCCGCCGAACCCCGACGAGCCGATGGACGAGCTGGTGCTGCGCTTCAGCGGGGAATCCTGGGTCGAGGCGGCGGACGTCACCGGCCGCCGCATGGCCTACCGGATGGCCAATTTCCCGGACGTGCTGCGTCTGCGCGGCCTGGCTCCGTTCGATATCCTGCTCGGCAATGCCCGCAACGTCACGATAGAATACAATGGCGAACCGTACGAGAACGTCCCGATCGGCCGGACCAATGTCGCCAGCTTCCGGCTGGGCGAGCACAATGACTAG
- the ispG gene encoding flavodoxin-dependent (E)-4-hydroxy-3-methylbut-2-enyl-diphosphate synthase, producing MRARNQIQRRKSRQIMVGKVPVGGDAPIAVQSMTNTETCDVEATVAQIQALERAGADIVRVSVPSMEAAEAFGAIRARVNVPLVADIHFDYRIALRVADLGVDCLRINPGNIGREDRVRAVVGKARERGIPIRIGVNAGSLEKDLQSKYGEPTAAALVESAMRHIDILDKLDFHDFKVSLKASEVFLAVEAYRLIANQIEQPLHLGITEAGGLRSGTVKSAIGLGMLLADGIGDTIRISLAADPVEEVKVGFDILKSLHLRSRGINLVACPSCSRQQFDVIATVNALEARLEDITESLDVAVIGCVVNGPGEAREAHIGLTGGSPNLVYVDGEPNHKVNDDQLLDDLERTIRERLARRRAEGDAGQAEPVRIPVKTISG from the coding sequence ATGCGAGCCAGAAACCAGATCCAGCGACGTAAGTCGCGCCAGATCATGGTCGGCAAGGTGCCGGTCGGCGGCGACGCCCCGATCGCGGTGCAGAGCATGACCAACACCGAGACCTGCGACGTCGAGGCCACCGTGGCGCAGATCCAGGCGCTGGAGCGCGCGGGTGCCGACATCGTGCGTGTCTCGGTGCCGAGCATGGAGGCGGCCGAGGCCTTCGGCGCGATCCGCGCGCGCGTGAACGTGCCGCTGGTCGCGGACATCCATTTCGATTACCGCATCGCCCTGCGCGTGGCCGACCTCGGCGTCGACTGCCTGCGCATCAACCCCGGCAACATCGGTCGCGAGGATCGCGTGCGCGCGGTGGTCGGGAAGGCGCGCGAGCGCGGCATCCCGATCCGCATCGGCGTCAACGCCGGCTCGCTCGAAAAGGACCTGCAGAGCAAATACGGCGAGCCCACCGCCGCGGCGCTGGTCGAATCGGCCATGCGCCACATCGACATCCTCGACAAGCTGGATTTTCACGACTTCAAGGTCAGCCTGAAGGCCTCCGAGGTGTTCCTCGCGGTGGAGGCCTACCGCCTGATCGCGAACCAGATCGAGCAGCCGCTGCACCTCGGCATCACCGAGGCGGGCGGGCTGCGCTCCGGCACGGTGAAGTCGGCGATCGGCCTCGGCATGCTGCTCGCCGACGGCATCGGCGACACCATCCGCATCTCGCTCGCGGCCGATCCGGTGGAGGAGGTCAAGGTCGGCTTCGACATCCTGAAGAGCCTGCACCTGCGCAGCCGCGGCATCAACCTCGTCGCCTGCCCGTCGTGCTCGCGCCAGCAGTTCGACGTGATCGCCACCGTGAACGCGCTGGAGGCGCGCCTGGAGGACATCACCGAATCGCTCGACGTCGCCGTCATCGGCTGCGTGGTGAACGGACCCGGCGAGGCGCGCGAGGCCCACATCGGCCTGACCGGCGGCTCGCCGAACCTGGTCTACGTCGACGGCGAACCGAACCACAAGGTCAACGACGACCAGTTGCTCGACGACCTCGAGCGCACCATCCGCGAACGCCTCGCGCGGCGGCGGGCCGAGGGTGACGCCGGGCAGGCGGAACCGGTGCGCATCCCGGTCAAGACGATATCCGGCTGA